A window of the Cicer arietinum cultivar CDC Frontier isolate Library 1 chromosome 6, Cicar.CDCFrontier_v2.0, whole genome shotgun sequence genome harbors these coding sequences:
- the LOC101501828 gene encoding protein-tyrosine-phosphatase MKP1-like: MSESKDCAAATATATAGSTHRRTFPRSISWTDRSSSNRKPPQPTAANNKKSRSLLPPLRPLSINKRSIEEWPSAGSDDLGVWPQSETPKGRVSITGSEFQFKRDKLAFYDKECSRIAEHVYLGSDTVAKNHELLRQKGITHVLNCVGFVCPEYFKRDFVYKTLWLQDSPTEDITSILYDVFDYFEDVRLQGGRVLVHCCQGVSRSTSLVIAYLMWREGQSFEDAFHYVKNARGVTNPNMGFASQLLQCQKRVVNLNSNSNSNAASPLSPNSVLRMFRMAPHSPYDPLHLVPKMVNKPSAKALDSRGAFIVHVPSAIYVWIGKFCSSVMSCNAKSAAIQVVRYEKANAPILTISEDDEPMEFWAALSNHQLLLGNFYKGELEKNVSHERMEIDDGGVVDKGAHPRKVDEYDLDFGIFNKALAGGVVPPFSVTNTGSETLLPARENSWGRLRRKLANRIMKGLFTSSKCCDITSPRDELKVKMEEEEEKQRCVSSGYLDYFIDNSSDNAKDCLVLMDHCFGSSLPPTPRRKSVSFPCSLSNSPKFGSKSPTLSPSNSDYTSSFSFSPVSMNWSDLSFISSRLPSPSGHGSAEQPFYVNKDGSLIERSTSLHNDAAVSSSSEALLINHIVRKNSYKGSKSKSNPSIAERRGSKLLPQMLVPSHSPRAHKILVRSPTFTLLDRNDNLMK, encoded by the coding sequence ATGTCAGAGAGTAAAGACTGTGCTGCCGCCACAGCCACCGCCACCGCCGGCAGTACTCACCGGAGAACATTTCCACGGTCAATTTCATGGACCGATCGATCATCGTCAAATCGAAAACCACCACAACCTACGGCGGCGAACAACAAAAAATCTCGATCGTTGCTTCCACCGCTTCGTCCTCTTTCAATCAACAAACGCAGCATTGAAGAATGGCCAAGCGCCGGATCTGACGATCTCGGAGTTTGGCCACAATCAGAAACACCAAAAGGAAGAGTTTCAATCACCGGTTCAGAGTTTCAATTCAAGAGAGATAAATTAGCTTTCTACGATAAAGAATGTTCTAGAATCGCCGAACACGTTTACCTTGGAAGCGACACCGTTGCGAAGAATCACGAGCTTTTAAGACAGAAAGGAATTACGCACGTGCTTAATTGTGTTGGTTTTGTTTGTCCTGAATATTTCAAAAGGGATTTTGTTTATAAAACTCTTTGGTTGCAGGATAGTCCAACAGAAGACATCACAAGTATTCTTTACGATGTTTTTGATTACTTTGAAGATGTTAGGTTACAAGGTGGTCGTGTTCTTGTTCATTGTTGTCAAGGTGTTTCTAGATCAACTTCTTTGGTTATTGCTTATCTTATGTGGAGAGAAGGACAAAGCTTTGAAGATGCTTTTCATTATGTCAAAAATGCTCGTGGTGTTACAAATCCTAATATGGGTTTCGCTTCTCAACTTTTGCAGTGTCAGAAAAGAGTggtaaatttaaattcaaattcaaattcaaatgctGCTTCACCTTTGAGTCCTAATTCTGTTCTTAGAATGTTTAGAATGGCTCCTCATTCACCTTATGACCCTCTTCATTTGGTGCCTAAAATGGTTAACAAGCCTTCTGCTAAAGCGCTTGATTCTCGTGGTGCTTTTATTGTTCATGTTCCTTCTGCTATTTATGTTTGGATTGGGAAATTTTGTAGTTCTGTTATGTCTTGTAATGCCAAATCCGCGGCTATTCAGGTTGTTCGTTATGAGAAGGCCAATGCGCCTATTCTTACCATTTCTGAGGATGATGAGCCCATGGAGTTTTGGGCTGCTCTTTCTAATCATCAATTATTATTGGGGAATTTTTATAAGGGTGAGCTGGAGAAGAATGTTTCTCATGAAAGAATGGAGATTGATGATGGTGGTGTTGTTGATAAGGGGGCTCATCCCAGGAAAGTTGATGAGTATGATTTGGATTTTGGAATTTTTAATAAGGCATTAGCTGGTGGTGTTGTTCCACCTTTTTCTGTGACAAATACAGGATCAGAAACTTTGCTTCCTGCTAGAGAAAATAGTTGGGGAAGATTGAGGAGGAAACTTGCTAATAGAATCATGAAAGGGTTGTTTACATCTTCCAAATGCTGTGATATAACATCTCCCAGAGATGAATTAAAGgtgaaaatggaagaagaagaagaaaaacaacgttgtgtttcatctggttacttggattattttattgataacaGCTCAGACAATGCTAAAGATTGTCTTGTACTCATGGATCATTGCTTTGGTTCGTCGTTGCCACCGACCCCTCGTCGAAAATCAGTTTCTTTTCCTTGTTCTTTAAGTAACAGCCCGAAATTTGGTTCCAAGTCGCCAACACTTTCGCCTTCCAATTCTGATTATACCAGTTCCTTCTCGTTTTCACCTGTGTCAATGAATTGGTCTGATTTATCGTTCATATCCTCTCGGCTGCCATCGCCTTCTGGCCATGGATCAGCGGAGCAACCCTTTTATGTTAATAAAGATGGATCTTTGATAGAAAGATCCACTTCACTTCACAACGATGCTGCTGTCTCTTCATCTTCAGAAGCACTTTTGATTAATCACATAGTAAGGAAAAATTCTTACAAAGGGTCTAAATCTAAGTCTAACCCTTCCATTGCAGAGCGCCGAGGGAGTAAACTGCTGCCGCAAATGTTGGTACCCTCACATTCACCGCGTGCTCACAAGATCCTGGTAAGATCGCCGACATTCACTTTGTTGGACCGAAATGACAATTTGATGAAGTAG
- the LOC101501512 gene encoding uncharacterized protein: MRKHTAQACVAAVVSVFLLMKLSPPIPQPQKYHDFADKREFFGIPNALNVISNFPFIIIGLIGLMLCHHRNYFNFSLQGELWGWTCFYAAVTSVGFGSSYYHLGPNDNGLVWDRLPMSVAFASLMAILIIERIDVKIGTISIFPLIMAAMISSVYWRLFGDIRPYLLVQTVSCMAIPLMALLLPPMYTHSTYWLWAAGFYPLAMLQETADRLIYAATFHTVSGHTLKHLSAAMVPLILTVMLAKRSVYLERLAHAKSA, encoded by the exons ATGAGAAAACACACTGCGCAAGCATGTGTAGCTGCGGTTGTTTCAGTCTTTCTATTGATGAAGCTAAGTCCACCCATTCCTCAACCTCAGAAGTACCATGATTTCGCTGACAAGCGAGAATTCTTTG GCATTCCCAATGCACTTAATGTGATATCAAATTTCCCTTTCATTATTATTGGTCTCATCGGGCTTATGCTTTGTCATCATAGGAACTATTTTAATTTCAG TTTGCAAGGTGAGCTATGGGGTTGGACATGCTTTTATGCAGCTGTGACTTCAGTAGGTTTTGGGTCTTCATATTATCATCTTGGGCCAAATGATAATGGCCTTGTGTGGGACAGGCTGCCG ATGTCTGTTGCTTTTGCCTCACTGATGGCGATCCTCATCATTGAAAGGATTGATGTGAAGATAGGAACGATTTCGATTTTTCCTCTAATTATGGCTGCTATGATAAGCAGTGTGTATTGGAG GCTCTTTGGTGACATCCGTCCATATCTTCTGGTGCAAACTGTATCATGCATGGCCATACCTCTCATGGCCCTTTTGTTGCCACCAATGTACACACATTCAACATATTGGCTATGGGCTGCAG GATTTTATCCTCTAGCTATGCTGCAAGAGACTGCCGATAGATTGATTTACGCAGCGACTTTTCATACTGTCAGTGGTCACACCCTTAAGCATTTGTCTGCTGCAATGGTTCCTCTCATCTTAACAGTAATGCTTGCAAAAAGGAGTGTTTACTTGGAGAGGCTCGCACAT GCAAAATCGGCTTAA